A single window of Rubripirellula lacrimiformis DNA harbors:
- a CDS encoding fumarylacetoacetate hydrolase family protein produces MNVTKFIDVSGASRVGLVEGDQLYPLQLGNSYRNLSDLLAADSPISAVGSLTRDAAITIDDSIQWLPPIDQQEVWAAGVTYKRSQTARMEESEAAASCYDRVYNADRPELFFKATAHRVSGHNGCLRIRTDATWNVPEPEVTLVLSPQLKIVGLTVGNDMSSRDIEGDNPLYLPQAKCYDQCAGLGPWITLYDSLPPVSEIQVDLKISRDGTVVFDQQTGADQMARKFEDLVGWLGRDNSFPDGAFLMTGTGIVPTSDFTLAAGDVVDITIGGVGTLSNTIVQG; encoded by the coding sequence ATGAACGTAACAAAATTTATCGATGTTTCAGGTGCCTCGCGAGTTGGATTGGTCGAAGGCGACCAACTTTATCCGCTGCAGTTGGGCAATTCGTACCGCAATCTGTCTGACCTGTTGGCTGCCGACAGCCCGATATCGGCCGTCGGTTCGTTGACACGCGACGCCGCGATCACGATCGACGATTCGATCCAGTGGCTGCCGCCAATCGATCAGCAAGAGGTTTGGGCGGCTGGCGTGACCTACAAACGGAGCCAAACGGCGCGGATGGAAGAATCCGAAGCGGCCGCGTCGTGCTATGACCGGGTCTACAACGCCGATCGCCCCGAATTGTTTTTCAAGGCGACTGCCCACCGTGTTTCCGGCCACAACGGATGCTTGCGAATCCGCACCGACGCGACCTGGAACGTTCCCGAGCCCGAAGTCACTTTGGTGCTCTCGCCGCAATTGAAAATTGTGGGTTTGACGGTCGGCAATGACATGAGTTCGCGGGACATCGAAGGTGACAACCCGCTGTACCTGCCGCAGGCGAAATGTTACGACCAGTGTGCCGGGCTGGGGCCTTGGATCACGCTGTACGATTCATTACCGCCGGTCAGTGAAATTCAAGTCGATCTGAAAATTTCGCGGGACGGAACCGTGGTTTTCGACCAACAAACCGGTGCCGACCAGATGGCTCGCAAGTTCGAAGATCTGGTGGGCTGGCTCGGCCGCGACAACAGTTTCCCCGACGGTGCGTTCTTGATGACAGGAACCGGGATCGTTCCCACCAGCGATTTTACGTTGGCCGCCGGCGACGTGGTCGACATCACGATCGGCGGCGTGGGCACCCTGTCCAACACCATCGTCCAAGGTTAA
- a CDS encoding aldehyde dehydrogenase (NADP(+)), with the protein MTTSTATVRPVLIAGQWRDAKVAGTFQATDPNKNTKLEAEFPVSSWADCDEALDAAVDAAAQLRKLPTAKIAEFLERYADRIEAAKDALVEAAFSETGLGKSPRLADVELPRTSNQLRAAAKACRTGNWAMATIDTAAGIRSVFEPLGPVCVFGPNNFPFAFNSVSGGDFAAAIAAGNPVIGKANSSHPETTRLLAKEAAEALAETGLPAATVQLIYRTSHADGERLVSDPRTGATGYTGSRGAGLTLKAAADKAGKPIYLELSSVNPVVITPAALAQRGDAIVSEFMTSVLMGTGQFCTNPGMVMLVAGEATDKFIAAVTEKFSSSPAGTLLSPAVANSLASSVKTLCDFGAELLTGGGQIETDRCAMANTLLKATAKDFLGNPEGFQTEAFGNASLLLVADNVDQLCEAIGHLEGNLTGCVYTAEDGSDEDDYAAISFELAPKVGRLLNDKMPTGVAVSAAMNHGGPYPATGHPGFTAVGVPGSLVRFGKLTSYDNVRPDRLPAILGNSNPTGETWRLVDGQWSTSDVS; encoded by the coding sequence ATGACGACATCTACTGCTACCGTTCGCCCTGTGTTGATCGCTGGCCAATGGCGTGACGCCAAAGTTGCGGGCACCTTCCAGGCGACCGACCCGAACAAAAACACCAAACTGGAAGCCGAATTTCCCGTCAGTTCGTGGGCGGATTGTGACGAAGCACTCGATGCGGCCGTCGACGCCGCTGCCCAGCTGCGCAAGCTGCCCACCGCCAAGATCGCCGAGTTCTTGGAACGATACGCCGACCGCATCGAAGCGGCCAAGGACGCCTTGGTCGAAGCCGCTTTCTCCGAGACCGGTTTAGGGAAAAGCCCACGCCTAGCCGACGTTGAATTGCCGCGTACCAGCAACCAGCTGCGAGCTGCCGCCAAGGCTTGCCGCACTGGAAACTGGGCGATGGCAACGATCGATACCGCCGCCGGCATTCGCAGCGTCTTCGAGCCACTGGGGCCCGTCTGCGTCTTCGGTCCGAACAATTTTCCGTTCGCTTTCAACAGTGTCTCCGGCGGAGACTTTGCAGCCGCCATCGCGGCTGGCAACCCAGTCATCGGCAAAGCCAACAGCTCGCATCCCGAAACGACTCGCTTGTTGGCCAAAGAGGCGGCGGAGGCGTTGGCGGAAACCGGGTTGCCGGCGGCGACTGTTCAACTGATCTATCGCACCAGCCATGCCGATGGCGAACGATTGGTTTCCGATCCTCGCACGGGAGCCACCGGCTACACCGGCAGTCGTGGAGCCGGTCTGACGTTGAAAGCAGCCGCCGACAAGGCTGGCAAACCGATCTACTTGGAACTGTCCAGCGTCAATCCCGTCGTGATCACGCCCGCCGCCCTGGCCCAGCGCGGGGACGCTATCGTCAGCGAGTTCATGACCAGTGTGTTGATGGGAACCGGTCAGTTCTGTACCAACCCCGGCATGGTGATGTTGGTCGCCGGCGAAGCGACGGACAAGTTCATCGCTGCGGTTACCGAAAAATTCAGCAGCTCGCCGGCCGGCACGCTGTTGTCACCTGCGGTCGCCAACAGTTTGGCGTCCAGCGTGAAAACGCTTTGCGATTTTGGTGCTGAACTGTTGACCGGTGGCGGCCAGATCGAAACCGATCGATGTGCGATGGCCAATACGCTGCTGAAAGCGACGGCTAAGGATTTCTTGGGCAACCCCGAAGGATTTCAAACCGAAGCATTCGGAAACGCCAGCCTGTTGTTGGTCGCCGACAATGTGGATCAGCTGTGCGAAGCGATCGGTCATCTAGAAGGCAACCTGACCGGATGTGTGTACACCGCCGAAGACGGCAGCGACGAAGACGACTACGCGGCGATCAGTTTCGAACTGGCACCCAAAGTGGGGCGACTGTTGAACGACAAAATGCCGACGGGCGTGGCGGTTTCGGCTGCGATGAACCACGGTGGACCCTACCCTGCGACCGGACACCCAGGCTTTACCGCCGTCGGCGTTCCCGGTTCGTTGGTGCGGTTCGGCAAACTGACGAGCTATGACAACGTGCGACCGGATCGATTGCCAGCCATCCTAGGCAACAGCAATCCAACGGGCGAAACATGGCGATTGGTCGACGGCCAATGGTCGACCAGCGATGTCAGCTAG
- a CDS encoding DUF1501 domain-containing protein: MSDINHPNQDRDSIRAGVARWATRRHFLKDCSLGLAGMWLGSGQNQPLIAANDRHLGTHFPARAKRVIFLHMAGGPSQMELFDYKPDLQSLDGQDTPTSFLEGKRFAFIQGVPKMLGPQFPFQQYGDSGAWVSDRLPQFQSVVDKVCFIKSMQTTQFNHAPAQLLLHTGNQNLGSASFGAWTMYGLGSENENLPGFIVLVSGGKTPSAGKSVWGSGFLPSVFQGVQCRSKGDPVLYLSNPDDVSRQQRRRALDALEQINQATFQQTGDPEVLTRISQYEMAFRMQTHATEAFDLSKETAATHAAYGTEPGKESFANNCLLARRLAERDVRFIQLFHWGWDSHGAGAAEALNVGFTDRCNEVDRPMTALLNDLDQRGLLENTLVVWGGEFGRTPMRENRGGKEMKLIGRDHNPGAFTMWLAGGGVKPGFTLGETDEIGYEAVTDKVSPHDLHATLQHALGIDHKRLTFFHQGLPQRLSNVTQPSRVVHEIFS, from the coding sequence ATGAGCGACATCAACCACCCGAATCAGGACCGCGATTCGATCCGCGCCGGCGTGGCCCGCTGGGCGACTCGACGCCATTTCCTGAAGGACTGTTCCCTCGGACTGGCCGGAATGTGGCTCGGCAGCGGCCAGAATCAACCGCTGATCGCGGCCAACGATCGCCACCTGGGAACGCACTTTCCCGCCCGTGCGAAACGCGTGATCTTCCTGCACATGGCGGGTGGCCCCAGCCAGATGGAACTGTTTGATTACAAGCCGGACCTGCAATCGCTGGATGGACAAGACACGCCGACCAGTTTTTTAGAGGGGAAACGGTTTGCGTTCATCCAGGGCGTTCCCAAGATGCTCGGCCCCCAGTTCCCGTTCCAACAGTATGGCGACAGCGGCGCTTGGGTTTCGGACCGACTGCCACAATTCCAATCGGTCGTCGACAAAGTCTGCTTCATCAAGTCGATGCAGACGACACAGTTCAATCATGCCCCGGCGCAGTTGCTGCTTCACACCGGCAACCAAAACCTCGGCTCGGCATCCTTCGGTGCTTGGACGATGTACGGGCTGGGCAGCGAGAACGAGAATCTGCCGGGGTTCATCGTTTTGGTCTCCGGCGGCAAAACGCCATCGGCCGGCAAAAGCGTATGGGGATCCGGATTTCTGCCATCGGTGTTTCAAGGCGTTCAGTGCCGATCCAAAGGCGATCCGGTGCTGTACCTGTCCAACCCGGATGACGTGTCGCGGCAACAGCGTCGGCGTGCACTCGATGCGTTGGAACAGATCAACCAAGCAACCTTCCAGCAGACCGGCGATCCGGAGGTGCTGACACGGATATCCCAGTACGAGATGGCATTCCGCATGCAGACGCACGCCACCGAAGCGTTCGACCTGTCCAAGGAAACAGCCGCGACCCATGCTGCCTACGGGACCGAACCGGGCAAAGAATCGTTTGCCAACAACTGCTTGTTGGCTCGCCGGCTGGCCGAACGCGACGTGCGCTTCATCCAGCTATTCCACTGGGGCTGGGACTCGCACGGCGCCGGTGCCGCCGAAGCCTTGAACGTCGGGTTCACCGATCGCTGCAACGAAGTGGATCGACCGATGACGGCGCTGCTGAACGACCTGGACCAACGCGGACTGCTGGAGAACACGTTGGTGGTGTGGGGCGGCGAGTTCGGTCGCACACCGATGCGAGAGAATCGCGGCGGCAAAGAAATGAAACTGATCGGACGCGACCACAACCCGGGTGCGTTCACGATGTGGTTGGCCGGCGGCGGCGTCAAACCTGGATTCACGTTGGGCGAAACCGACGAGATCGGCTACGAAGCGGTCACCGACAAAGTCAGCCCTCATGATCTGCACGCCACGCTGCAACATGCATTGGGGATCGACCACAAACGATTGACGTTCTTTCACCAAGGCCTGCCGCAACGACTTTCCAATGTGACGCAGCCTTCGCGGGTGGTCCATGAAATCTTTTCGTAA
- a CDS encoding FG-GAP-like repeat-containing protein, translated as MSDTGPTNTKTKIIAAAIAVIAVAAIILWLRPGDNHEGQNGNHTGPQATGESAQQSLSWNRSALAATENLETESADETWDILASQSPNDESILLNRALNRILRVDHLAAQVANPSLAATDKQAARSQLPSAIAGARSAIDQYDAASSGDIESLWMRTRIDLREASLLPASMTKSLRREIFTRLSDAIRGPLGNQPQARILGGSMIDVLTQMEDPIDGLPTKTLATASATLKVLSDRHPDNLFFALRAARLGIETKDKEAGKFVLLTGQLASAVAPLVGRETRAIGMTPDELVASITAAIESDDWSTAETRMLQWFNVLNGTEIVKTDRRLAAPHPLDHLSFDSLRRVSAAIAAADPVAQGGSPIQFDRRPIDAPENQAIAATIDFDLDLDSDLVTVGPATDGQGAKLYLLRNDGDQQWTEAASTSIAFVPTTIVIADLFMVDSSSPDRLRSSGKSVANRHNTLPCLVLCGDQGVSLVAVDGRTDTSDAQRLLVIDSDTGLSDVTGVQTAIAGDLDADGDLDLVFATQDDGVRMFVNRGNRTFFELPTTRAPFGQSDAVTSIAIGDLDRDLDLDLVTTHESGHVGIIENLLHLQFRGRILEEIPVIEGASAIAIEDVDGNVSWDLIVGGPEEAAIVFSQTADAGAWTIDRIERSAASASEMSIADLDNDSWLDLITNNAITPIGPWGFGQSGPGLHANDTPDDNGDESTRTPSTTVQTFRTAPCDFNDDGVLDFALISDGTVQTAINRTDSPGHHINVRFKGIDDNATGRVNHFAIGSVLELRFGPHYRARIVQSPSTHFGIDGFDDAGDLRAILPNGLTQTTRDIQPDTLVEEEQTLKGSCPYLYAWDGEQFQFVTDCLWAAPLGLQVADGIVAKDRPWEYLKIDGRSIRPRDGRYEFRVTEELWEVAYFDEIKLSAVDHPADVDVWTNEKVGPGNLATPTIFAFDPQDRRPAVAAVDTNGNDVLSSLAQIDGDSMQGFDRRLRQGLCPPHWVDLQFDALSNDGSVYLVMTGWILPTDTSLNIQIDQNDDLAAIEFPSVWVPDDQAEDGWRNAIPFAGFPGGKTKTIVIDVTDIVDRDDPRLRVRTSAQIYWDAAELVTQQEPATYRSTPLELVSASVDFHGFSARSQPHPRSPETYDYQNTSSSPRWPPLRGKLTGRGDCIDLLAEWDDRMVVIGAGDEIRLSFAAPPEPVPDGWVRDFVMHNVGWDKDADLNTLAGQTIGPLPYRSMTSYPPPANQQAESENRHRLNADHRQREQSFRQFWHRPTQPIGSTAVR; from the coding sequence ATGAGCGACACAGGCCCGACGAACACAAAAACAAAAATCATTGCAGCTGCGATCGCAGTGATTGCTGTGGCCGCGATCATCCTTTGGCTGCGCCCCGGTGACAACCACGAAGGCCAAAACGGCAATCATACCGGCCCGCAAGCCACGGGCGAATCCGCCCAACAATCCCTATCCTGGAACCGATCGGCACTAGCAGCTACCGAAAATCTGGAAACGGAATCGGCTGACGAAACCTGGGATATTTTGGCTAGCCAATCGCCAAACGACGAATCGATTCTGTTGAACCGCGCCCTGAACCGGATCCTGCGGGTCGACCATTTGGCCGCCCAGGTCGCCAATCCCTCGCTAGCGGCAACCGATAAACAGGCTGCCCGAAGCCAACTTCCCAGCGCCATCGCGGGGGCGCGTTCAGCCATCGACCAATACGATGCGGCATCCTCCGGCGACATCGAATCGCTTTGGATGCGGACGCGAATCGATTTGCGGGAAGCTTCGCTGTTGCCGGCATCGATGACCAAATCGCTGCGCCGCGAAATCTTTACCCGGTTGTCCGACGCCATCCGAGGCCCCCTGGGCAACCAACCGCAGGCCAGAATCCTGGGCGGTTCGATGATCGACGTCCTAACGCAGATGGAGGACCCGATCGATGGACTGCCAACCAAAACGTTGGCAACCGCGTCCGCCACGCTGAAGGTGCTGTCGGATCGACATCCTGACAACTTGTTCTTTGCGCTGCGAGCCGCCCGACTGGGCATCGAAACCAAAGACAAGGAAGCGGGGAAATTTGTTCTGCTGACCGGCCAATTGGCCAGCGCCGTTGCACCCTTGGTCGGACGCGAAACACGCGCGATTGGCATGACTCCCGATGAATTGGTCGCCAGCATCACGGCCGCGATCGAATCCGACGATTGGTCAACCGCCGAAACTCGCATGCTGCAGTGGTTCAACGTGCTGAACGGGACCGAGATCGTGAAGACGGATCGCCGCTTGGCTGCGCCCCACCCGCTGGATCACTTGTCGTTCGATTCGCTCCGCCGCGTATCGGCCGCGATCGCCGCTGCAGATCCCGTCGCGCAAGGCGGATCGCCGATCCAGTTCGATCGGCGACCAATCGATGCACCCGAGAACCAAGCCATCGCGGCGACGATCGATTTTGATCTGGACCTCGATTCGGACCTCGTCACCGTCGGACCGGCGACGGACGGCCAGGGCGCGAAGCTGTACCTGCTGCGAAACGACGGCGACCAGCAGTGGACCGAAGCCGCATCCACATCGATTGCCTTTGTTCCCACGACGATCGTGATCGCCGACCTGTTCATGGTCGACAGCAGCAGCCCCGATCGATTGCGTTCCAGCGGCAAATCGGTGGCAAACCGCCATAACACGCTGCCCTGTCTAGTGCTCTGTGGTGACCAGGGCGTGTCGCTGGTGGCCGTCGACGGACGCACCGACACCAGCGACGCCCAACGATTGCTGGTGATCGATTCCGATACCGGCCTGTCCGATGTGACCGGAGTCCAAACAGCGATTGCAGGTGACTTGGACGCCGATGGCGACTTGGATTTGGTATTCGCAACCCAAGACGACGGCGTTCGCATGTTCGTCAATCGTGGCAATCGCACGTTCTTTGAATTGCCGACGACACGAGCCCCGTTCGGCCAATCCGACGCGGTGACGTCGATCGCGATCGGTGACTTGGACCGCGACCTGGACCTAGATCTGGTGACGACACACGAAAGCGGCCATGTCGGCATCATCGAAAACCTGCTTCACTTGCAGTTTCGAGGTCGAATTTTGGAAGAAATCCCTGTGATCGAAGGCGCATCGGCGATCGCCATCGAAGACGTCGATGGCAATGTGTCTTGGGACCTGATCGTTGGCGGCCCCGAGGAAGCGGCGATCGTGTTTTCGCAAACTGCCGACGCGGGTGCCTGGACCATCGACCGGATCGAAAGGTCGGCGGCATCGGCAAGCGAGATGTCGATTGCCGACCTGGACAATGATTCCTGGTTGGATCTGATCACCAACAATGCGATCACTCCCATCGGCCCTTGGGGATTCGGTCAATCCGGCCCCGGGCTTCACGCCAACGACACCCCGGATGACAACGGTGACGAATCCACACGCACCCCATCGACGACCGTCCAAACGTTTCGAACCGCGCCCTGTGATTTCAACGACGATGGGGTATTGGACTTTGCGTTGATCAGCGATGGCACGGTCCAAACCGCGATCAACCGAACCGATTCGCCGGGGCATCACATCAACGTCCGATTCAAGGGTATCGACGACAACGCGACCGGACGCGTCAATCATTTTGCGATCGGCAGCGTGTTGGAACTGCGATTTGGACCGCACTATCGCGCCCGCATCGTCCAATCGCCTTCCACCCACTTTGGCATCGACGGGTTCGACGACGCTGGGGATCTACGAGCCATCCTGCCCAACGGACTCACCCAAACCACACGCGACATCCAGCCCGACACGCTGGTCGAAGAAGAACAAACGTTGAAAGGATCGTGCCCCTACCTCTACGCATGGGACGGCGAACAATTTCAATTTGTGACCGACTGTTTATGGGCCGCCCCACTGGGTCTGCAGGTCGCCGACGGGATCGTCGCCAAGGATCGACCTTGGGAATACCTGAAGATCGACGGACGATCGATCCGACCGCGCGATGGTCGCTACGAATTCCGCGTCACCGAGGAACTGTGGGAAGTCGCCTACTTTGACGAGATCAAACTGTCGGCGGTCGACCACCCAGCCGACGTCGACGTGTGGACCAACGAAAAGGTCGGCCCCGGCAATCTGGCAACACCGACCATCTTTGCCTTCGATCCGCAGGACCGTCGCCCCGCCGTGGCGGCCGTCGACACCAACGGCAACGACGTGCTATCGTCGCTGGCCCAAATCGACGGCGATTCCATGCAAGGGTTCGATCGCCGACTTCGCCAGGGTCTGTGCCCGCCACACTGGGTCGATCTGCAGTTCGATGCTTTATCAAACGATGGCTCGGTTTACCTGGTGATGACTGGCTGGATCCTGCCCACAGACACTTCGCTAAACATCCAGATTGACCAAAACGACGACCTGGCGGCAATCGAGTTTCCCTCGGTATGGGTCCCCGACGATCAGGCCGAAGACGGTTGGCGAAACGCGATCCCGTTCGCAGGGTTCCCCGGCGGCAAAACCAAGACGATCGTGATCGACGTCACCGACATCGTCGATCGCGATGATCCTCGTCTAAGAGTCCGAACGTCCGCACAGATCTACTGGGATGCGGCCGAGTTGGTGACGCAGCAGGAACCAGCGACCTATCGATCGACACCGCTGGAATTGGTTTCGGCATCCGTGGATTTCCACGGCTTTTCCGCTCGCAGCCAACCCCACCCCCGCAGCCCCGAAACCTACGACTACCAAAACACATCTTCGTCACCGCGATGGCCGCCGCTGCGAGGCAAGTTGACCGGCCGCGGCGACTGCATTGACTTGCTTGCCGAGTGGGACGACCGGATGGTCGTGATCGGTGCGGGCGATGAAATCCGACTGTCGTTCGCAGCACCCCCGGAACCGGTGCCGGACGGATGGGTCCGCGACTTTGTCATGCACAATGTGGGCTGGGATAAAGACGCCGACCTGAACACGTTGGCGGGGCAAACGATTGGCCCGCTGCCGTACCGATCGATGACCAGCTACCCACCGCCAGCCAATCAACAGGCCGAATCGGAAAACCGCCATCGTTTGAACGCCGACCACCGCCAAAGAGAACAATCGTTCCGTCAGTTCTGGCACCGACCGACGCAGCCAATCGGCAGCACAGCGGTACGGTAA
- the gluQRS gene encoding tRNA glutamyl-Q(34) synthetase GluQRS — MMKSRLAPSPTGAQHLGNARTYLLAHWSAMASGAGMILRIEDVDSPRIKPWATQQAIDDLRWLGIRWDEGPDVGGPHGPYVQTQRIDLYRDALDRLIQADRVYPCTCTRKDIEESGSAPHFEHEGPIYPGTCAGWQRGDEVPPPDTFCWRFRAGTQTVAFDDLVMGSQACVPATDLGDFAITQKNGAPSYQLAVVVDDAAMGVTEAVRGNDLIASTFRQLEIYRVLQHSPPHFAHVPLVRGPDGRRLAKRHGDTRLSHFRELGIAPKRIIDWAIETTGIADPTGDFQWSALNRDDVVVDSEWLAAGG; from the coding sequence ATGATGAAATCTCGGTTGGCACCATCACCGACCGGCGCTCAACATCTGGGCAACGCGCGCACTTATCTGTTGGCACACTGGTCGGCCATGGCCAGCGGCGCTGGCATGATCCTGCGGATTGAAGATGTCGATTCGCCCCGCATCAAACCGTGGGCGACACAGCAAGCCATCGACGACCTGCGCTGGCTGGGGATCCGCTGGGACGAAGGCCCCGACGTCGGCGGCCCCCATGGGCCCTATGTCCAAACGCAGCGAATCGATCTGTACCGGGATGCTTTGGACCGACTGATCCAAGCCGACCGAGTGTATCCATGCACGTGCACGCGAAAGGACATCGAAGAATCCGGTTCGGCGCCGCACTTCGAACACGAAGGCCCGATCTATCCGGGCACGTGCGCGGGATGGCAGCGGGGCGACGAAGTCCCGCCCCCCGACACATTCTGTTGGCGTTTTCGCGCGGGCACCCAGACCGTCGCGTTTGATGACTTGGTGATGGGATCCCAAGCCTGCGTCCCCGCAACCGATCTGGGCGACTTTGCGATCACCCAGAAAAACGGTGCACCGTCGTACCAGTTGGCCGTCGTCGTGGACGATGCGGCGATGGGCGTGACCGAAGCGGTGCGCGGCAACGATTTGATCGCCAGCACTTTTCGCCAACTGGAAATCTATCGCGTTCTGCAGCACTCACCGCCGCACTTCGCCCACGTACCGCTGGTGCGTGGCCCCGATGGTCGACGTTTGGCCAAGCGGCACGGCGACACTCGGCTGAGCCATTTCCGGGAACTTGGCATCGCGCCCAAACGGATCATCGACTGGGCGATCGAAACCACGGGCATAGCCGATCCGACGGGCGACTTTCAATGGTCGGCGCTGAACCGCGATGATGTTGTGGTGGACTCGGAATGGTTGGCTGCCGGCGGTTGA
- a CDS encoding protein kinase domain-containing protein, which translates to MRSQTTAAATTSSTSPTILGIWRVGKSLHQTATTELSLAQPADASGSPRWDYVIKRSTGTDIESRRQITQFVAAASSIVHPNLVAVLDASNSSTSPYLVMPRLDGVTMQSHLDASELKPLPVALWLVRQVAQALESLHGSGWVHGDVKPENIIVGSRGHVTLVDLGFASRIHTVTPTQFRGTPAYAAPETLAGNHAALPAADVFSMGRMLWQWLTHTHPASRSTLEPIADLVEAMVAEDPADRPSAGRIARKLLKLEIETLGQHIGPEEGVRRAA; encoded by the coding sequence ATGCGTTCCCAAACGACAGCTGCCGCGACCACTTCGTCGACCTCGCCGACCATTTTAGGAATTTGGCGTGTCGGCAAGTCGTTGCACCAGACTGCGACAACGGAACTATCGCTGGCCCAACCGGCCGACGCGAGCGGCAGCCCACGGTGGGACTACGTGATCAAACGATCCACGGGCACCGATATCGAAAGCCGCCGTCAGATCACACAATTTGTTGCTGCCGCGTCGTCCATCGTGCACCCCAACCTGGTTGCCGTATTGGACGCGTCAAACTCTAGCACGTCCCCGTATTTGGTGATGCCACGTTTGGACGGCGTCACGATGCAGTCGCACCTGGACGCATCCGAACTGAAACCGTTGCCCGTCGCACTGTGGTTGGTTCGCCAAGTCGCACAGGCGCTTGAATCGTTGCACGGTTCTGGTTGGGTCCACGGCGACGTGAAGCCCGAAAACATCATCGTTGGTTCGCGTGGACACGTGACCCTGGTGGACCTGGGCTTTGCATCGCGAATCCACACCGTCACCCCGACTCAATTCCGTGGCACGCCTGCCTACGCGGCTCCGGAAACCTTGGCGGGCAATCACGCTGCACTACCGGCGGCCGATGTGTTTTCGATGGGGCGTATGCTTTGGCAGTGGCTGACACACACTCATCCCGCCAGCCGCAGTACGCTGGAACCGATCGCGGATTTGGTCGAAGCGATGGTCGCCGAAGATCCCGCCGACCGTCCATCGGCTGGCCGGATCGCCAGAAAGCTTTTGAAGCTGGAAATTGAAACTCTTGGCCAACATATCGGCCCCGAAGAGGGCGTCCGCCGGGCCGCTTAG